One window from the genome of Gimesia aquarii encodes:
- a CDS encoding DUF1559 domain-containing protein has protein sequence MMTLRPFSSRATGTLKQSSKNRHGFTLIELLVVIAIIAILIALLLPAVQQAREAARRTQCKNNLKQIGLAFHNFHDVHDHLPTGARDGAGTSFACCNAREREGWSWSYQILPYMEQANIYELGTDDDPVGTYPIVAREGIKSYYCPSRRKPTSYGSGFYRSDYAGNGGQRGPGGVASAPSNGQKGVLVQTTAVTELRINDIKDGASNTIMVAEKALHPDRHGSDGGDNEPWNNAGWDECVIRWGAGINSAGLEYGIPPLPDSDAPTNTVGVADKGGVNWTNWHPYFGSAHHGGMNACLADGSVRLISYNIDGEVMRRISMRNDRETVGEF, from the coding sequence TTATTGCCATCATTGCGATTTTGATTGCCTTGTTGTTACCCGCCGTTCAACAGGCACGTGAAGCAGCACGCCGCACACAGTGTAAAAATAACCTGAAGCAAATTGGTCTGGCCTTTCATAACTTCCACGACGTGCACGATCATCTTCCAACAGGAGCTCGTGATGGTGCAGGGACTTCATTTGCTTGCTGTAACGCAAGAGAACGTGAAGGCTGGAGTTGGAGTTATCAGATTCTCCCCTATATGGAACAGGCAAATATTTATGAACTGGGCACGGATGATGACCCTGTGGGAACTTATCCCATTGTCGCGCGCGAAGGTATTAAAAGTTACTACTGCCCCAGTCGACGTAAGCCGACTTCTTATGGTAGCGGATTTTATCGTAGCGACTATGCTGGAAATGGGGGACAACGTGGACCAGGTGGAGTCGCCAGTGCTCCCAGTAATGGCCAAAAGGGCGTTCTTGTTCAAACCACCGCGGTTACTGAACTGCGTATTAATGATATTAAAGATGGTGCGTCTAACACCATCATGGTTGCCGAAAAAGCATTACACCCTGATCGTCATGGCTCTGATGGTGGTGATAATGAGCCTTGGAATAACGCGGGCTGGGATGAATGTGTCATTCGTTGGGGCGCTGGTATTAACAGTGCCGGTCTGGAATATGGCATCCCTCCCCTACCCGATTCCGATGCACCTACCAACACCGTAGGTGTCGCTGATAAAGGTGGTGTTAACTGGACTAACTGGCATCCCTACTTCGGCTCAGCACATCACGGTGGTATGAATGCCTGTCTGGCCGATGGTTCGGTACGTTTAATTAGCTATAACATCGATGGCGAAGTCATGCGTCGGATCAGTATGCGAAACGACCGGGAAACGGTCGGCGAGTTCTAA